TTTCATTCTCTTGCTCCACTTGACTGTAATCCAATAAGAAAATACATTTATTCTTTGATCTTCCTACTATAATAAGCGTATTTACGAAACTAACTGCACCAAGTGAACACAACTGAATTATTAAAACTTTTCTTACGTTTtgcgattaattttatcatgGAGCTTATGAGTATCACTGATGGCATGATCAGCTACTCCTAGTAACTGTCTTGCTTGAGATGATAGAAGTCTCTCAGTTGCAGCATGTTTTTTGACTAAGTAAGCAGTTTCATCACGTTCCTGTGTAGTCttcattaattcattttcagtTACTTTCAAAATACCTTCAGTATTCACAAGTTCTGTTTGTGTTTTACACAATTCATTTGTACGAGCTTCAAAAGTAGTTTGTAACTCGTTAAAAATTTCCTAGTAAACACGGTATTAACATTAGTTGGTAGAtacttttcaataattatttatatgtacaatatgGCAGAAACAGTTCTACGTacatcttttttattcatctgttCTTCCAAGGCTTTTATGTGATTGATCTTATCAGTGATATCTTTCTCCATAGAATCTATTTGAACTCGCATATCATTAAAATTTTCGTGTGCTAAATAAACCCCATTGCGATCTCGGGTAGCCAGAAGATCGCGTCTCAGTCTTTCGATTTCCTCAGTATATTCTTTAAGGAGTGCTTTCTTGGATAATTTTTGATTGAGTTCTGGTCTATTAGTAATGTTTTTCGCCCGATGTGCATAGTCCAAGGTGGAAAGTGTTTCTTCCAAATTAATACTAGCCGGTGACACAGTAGCGATTATTGAAGTTTTGGTACGACCTCCGAGAGACTCTTGAAGTAATCTTGTCAATTTTGACTCTCTATTTAGTTGAGAAGGTATGTTATAGttttttatatgaaaagtgatcagattattatttacacaaaatgatattaaaaattacaagtaagtagaaaaaaatgcacCAATCGTACCGATAAGGAATATGTGGTGCTCGTTCAACAAGCGAAGTAATAACTCTACCAAGGGTTAGTAGGGATTGATTAATATTTCCTGCTTCTCTTGCTCTTCGGTCCACAGCACCAGATCTTCCTACATTTTCACTTCCCGCCAAGtcaaccagattcaattttcccGTTTTCAATAACTCTTCCCCATCGactgtattttctttcatgtGTACCGTAATTGAAAATACAGTGTGAGATCGACTGTAATGCACAAATCCAACTTTAATAGTACTGTCTCCATAAATCTATTTACAACAATGGTGACTTGAACAAAAAACTAACAGTACAACACACATctatagattaaaaaaatttcactatactaagagaatttatttcaacagtaGAGGAAATGAGCGTGATTCTTAGGACACTCAATTCACTGACCTCGATTGTGCATTCATTAAAGTAGCAGCTGTCTGTCGTTTTTCTGAGCCTTTTTCGAGTATTTTATAAACTTCGCGTTTATTATGAACTGTCACTTCTTCCAATCCATGGATTATAACTGCCCCCTTCTTAGAAGCATCCTCGTACAATCTACCAATATGAAAAGGTATTTCAGAATAACCAATGAATTTCGTAGTAGTAACATAGAACTCAATAAAGcagagtgtaaaaaataagcATTTTTTCGTTGAGATGAAATAAAACCTTCCAaataaatgtattttcaaatcttacaTATGACTGAAATGTTTCTCTGGAAGTGCTCCGATCTACTTTACTATAAACTGTTCTGATCGAATTTCGTAAGTTCTTGTTATTCTATGCTTAGATATTGATGATGGATTCTACTTTCTAGGATATATGAATCAAACCTTATTTTAGATGTGTCGTCGTTTGGAGAGAGAAGATCAAATAACTCCTCATTGTACAATTCAAGAAAACTGACACGTACTGAATATTCCTGCACATCCAACGTATACAGTTCATCAAATAGATGACTCAAAGACCGAGGTATGATTCCTGCATTTGTGTCCTGTGAAAAcagattcaaatattttgaaagctgaaaaaaaatcaaattagagAAGATTTTTGTCTGCTTACACTATTCCAGTACAGAGATGGGTCGTTACTAACACCTTCCATGGTAAAAGTTTTACCTGTACCAGTTTGTCCATAGGCAAAAACTGTACAATTATAGCCTGCCAAAACTTCTTCCACTAAAGGACTAACCACCGCTTGATAAATACTGacctgtgaaaaataaaagactaattaattgataaaataaCCGATGGAAAATTCAAGCTGTTGATTAAATATTCTAATAAAAAGTAActtatcaacatttttatttatttctgtaatATCTTAATAACTTTTAGACTTTTACttataaagaagaaattaggcttcaagaattttttgctgtcacgaagtcgaagaacAATGGTGAGATACACTGTATATTCCAGAACAGGTttacaaattcatttcaacttgatgtgaaattatttgtccattatttcgaaaagagtCTGGAATATTTAGTAAGTCATAAAACATCAGGTAGAAACTATAGGAATAGTTTTCACTGCTTTCACAGAAAATACCATAGAATTGTAATGTGTTGTAAATCCGATTGCAGTTTTGAAATACAACTGAATGTTTGAGCGCTGCGCAACTGGGCACCGCTCTAAACGATTTTACCATACTGAGGATTCCACATACCCAGCACTGACCTGCTTGAACTCAATAAAAAAGGGAACCACGAAGCTCTCCAGGTCAAACCATTGCAACCGTTAAACGCAAATTACTTATTACAGGGTACATCTAGAAACCTTAGTgaaggtttttcttttttaagttCTTTTGCTAATAGACGTCACTATtcgaacaaataaatataaattcttaATTCAGCAAACGAACCCCAATCACAACAAATATAAGTACAACCGATGTAAGAACATAGTCTTACCTGTTTAGACAAAGGTCCAAAAACTTTGTCAAACGTGAATTTCCTAGAAAGCTTGTCCTGCGGTTTCTCATACACAATAACATCTTTGCTAGAAGGTACTTCTACCACTGTTGAGGATTTACCCAACTTTTCCGCATCGTTTGCTGGTCTGTAAGTAATAAACACTGCACAATTagcataaaacaaatttttcggtTCAGTGTtcgtgaaattcaattttgcacCTTGTTTCGCAGGCATAAAACGCAACTTCACGTATAAAAGTATGATCAAAATTATTGTCTTCTGTTTATTCTATATTAGAAACATCAATGAgccatataataaataaaaagaagtgAATGTGATTATTCATTATATAAATTGTTGAAGTTGCTCATGTTTGTTATGATTTGTtgttacaatttaaaaaacacctactgacgtaaaaaaaagtgaacattgatcatttaatatttgatttgttaaggttgctaatatgaaaattcatttatttttggaatttgaaaGACAACtataaatctaaaaaaaaagtgagtattgattatttattacgTGGATTATTGATGTTAGTaatatagaataaataaaagaaaattattttagttaCGGTTCCATGAATCCGGTTTATTATATGTCATTTTTAAAGGAATATGCTTAggttggggggggggtctatccccccaccccctctccCTCCCCGGGGGTTTTCTCGCCCACTGGTCGCCACCCGATACATTGCAATAATTTAtgtctaattattatttctgttaTTCTTATTCCATTGCTAATTCTCCTTATGAATTTTACGCATTCTGCATCAGAAAATGGTGTTGACAACTCATACATAGAATCGTTACACCCTCGTATACTGCAATCGCGAGACACTCGGGCCGGCTTCGCTGACCCACGTGCGCGACTATTATATTCAGTCACACATGCGATTGTTGCGAAAAATaccatttttcaagattaaaaTAACtccgaaaaaagttttctttctgGTTACTACGTTACGTCAAAACTTGCTCTTCAATTACAATTTATAGTACCACTCACATTAGAACTTTcaggatgttttttttttttttttgagaaacaaatataAGACCAGTTCATTTGTGTACAGAGAAGTATCAATGCTTGACAGAAGTATTTAACAGAGGATGAATCCACAATGAAACGTCGAATGAACCATTAAATACTTTGGTGAACAGGattgagcaaaaaattaaatacgtaattcatgaaaaatgaagGGTGAACGTCTAGGGATAATGATTTGTGATTGTACTGCTTTTTGAACGACACATGCAATTCAtgcttggattatttttgctttatttCAACAAGTACCTGACACGAACGAAGACTTGAATGTGTTGGTTTTTATCCTTTTTGCTTGCCCGCATTTCAGTCATTTTCAGTCACAAGTAGTAACAGGTATTTTGCTACACAGGGGAGAATTCCCGCAGGATCAGTTTAGCTTTAGCGTATACAATTCTATCCGTTAAAGCAAACTTTTGAGTTAGGTGATTGAAACAACTGCCGCCAGAGGTACAGCCGTTTAAATGGCTACAGAATATTACAGAGGAGCACGGTGTCCGGTGTTCATTACTGAAACGTGGTTATGTCCAAAGTAGATTTCCTTTGGTTTGTCCAGGGGTgcattccgaaattagctcccaGCTCTATCTTTGCTAGTTTCTGAACGCACCCCAATTGTGCGCAGATGTCCCCAGCTGATTTCATAGGATCCCTAGTAACCTTAGTGTTGGGTTGAAACATCGGGTTGGAACCTATCTGAAAAATTACAGAGTCAAATAATTGGCTTTACATCGTCAAATGGATGaacatttattaattactACGAAAATTCAGTTCGCAATTATACTTGTGTAGTGTCTTGTTGACATCATGCCAACCGTTGTGTAGCCGGGGCCCGGGGATTGGAAAAATGGCGGATGAAAGCGAGGATCAGTGGCTGTACGGTGATTCGGTAGATGGAAAAGAAGGTTCCTCGGCTCAATCAAGTTTGGAAAACTCAAGAAATGAAGATCCTCCCAGCTCACGTCAAGAGCCGCCGGACTTGGGTGCCCAATTACCGTTTTCCGACGGACCCCCAGGAGTAAGCATCTCACCTAACCTACATTTTGACTTATTACATTGCCGTTCATTATTCTGGCCCGTGTATTCGCCAATTCATGTGAATTCAACTAGACGGTACTGTTAAATTTTCCGGCATGGCTTCGGTATGTCCTTAGTTGAGCCCATTATTTGATGTATCCATTTTAGTAGGTAGTTAGGAATAAGTCTCGGTTATAGGTTAGTTGAACTGATTCCTCGCCGTGTTCATAGATTTTGATACATGATCGAATGTATTTTACCGTAAAATTGCTATCTACGATGCTTCTCCacttataaaattcaaaattctggAAAACTGCTGATTCAAcgcaaataatgaaaatgggtgaaaaagacatttgattcaaataatattcagttctaaaattgacgaaaaaattatgGGAAAGTACtcaaaataacttgaaaattaaaaaaccttACAGGATTCTACTTTGGGTAATGTTCAAGCGAAGCATGAAGTTGATTGATAATTTCAttcacaatgaaaataaaagtcaaaaaaagttttcaattacATCTGTATGCTAATTATTAAAGCTTGTTATGACATGAATAAACTGCCAACTCGTAGACCTAAgacaaatttgtcaaattcgtCATTGTGACATAAAGCATTATAAACGGAAATCAATGGATTTCTTGTATAACCTaggattttacgaaaaaaaagaaaccattACATAGTTGTGGTCCAGTAAGGTCTATTTTCGAAAAGTCTATGGATGAGAAATCAAATTGACCATGACCCCTTTATCCCGATGAAACGCCATGTtatatttcatcatttatacttcatgatgaattttctacatatccaaattattcaaaaaacggaaaaagcaAATTTGCAAGctaatatttgaaaagatgATCCAAGAGTATCTCCAGTTTTTTTAGTCGGTTAATCAGTGCATAgcaatttacaaatataacGTACTTTTTGACAGGTATCTGAAGACACCGGCCCTCAAGAAAATCATCGAATGGGAGAATCGGAGACTGAAGTAAATAATGCAGATCGAGAGAGTAACGAGAATGGAACAAAAGAGATGTCAGGTCAGGAAGACGAAGAAGCAGCAACTGATTCTGATTCAGATGACGACGTGCACGTTGTCATTGGTGACATTAAATCCACTCCGGCGTATAGCAGTCTAAATATCAAACGCGGTGGAATGCTAACGGCTGCAACCGGTGCACCAGATAAGCTGAACAAGCAGCCAGGAAAATTCAGCATTGatgaatttgaaacaattgGAGTCATCAATGGAATGCCCGCCCATGAATTCAACTTGGATCAGCTTGAAGATAAACCATGGAGGCAGCCTGGAGCAGATATAACAGATTACTTTAATTATGGTTTTAATGAAGAAACATGGCGAGCATATTGTGAAAGGCAAAAACGAATGCGTAGTGAATCTGGGGTTGGGTTAATACTCAATgctggaggaggaggaggcaaTAACCCAGGAGGAGGAATGCGGGTGCCTCAAGTAGCAATTACTAATGATAATAGTAAGTATTCCGGAATCATGGGACCCAAGAGAGCTGGTCCACCGCCTGGGCGCAAAATGGCAGGGACCATAGACGTGATTGGAAGCTCTGGATTAGCCTCCAGACGAAACTTAGATAAATCACCACCTAAAGAAAATGTTATTCAAGTAATGACTGCTGATAGGAGGGAATACTCTAGGAAACCTGGTTTTCCTGACATGAGTGTTCCTCCTCCTGGAGCAGGAATGCCACCTCCCTTTGATATGCCTCCGCCGGGATATGCTGGGGAACCACCGCCTTTTTACATTCCGGAAACTGATCCTTACTATCAAAGCTACGAACCTACGCAGGACAGTCAGTGGGGAAATGATCCTGTGAGTAGTTTTTGTCGCTCTGTTTTGAAACTATATATCACAAAAATTGACTGTTTTTCAGCAACACTTACTGGACTGATTCTTTTGTATTAGTATTTCGATACTAAATACAAATCTAATATCTCCGTTTTAATGTACACAAAAATGTAGaatgatgagaaaatttatttatacatttgtaTACGTACTTTCAAGAAAGCACAACTTTTAGAAATAATCGCgatatattgattttaattgttttaacTACGCAGttcattattaaaaaatatgtacgaTTAAAATAATCAGCAAATGTGATTAGCTTGTCTATTCGGTTTAGGTAAAAGCTATATCACAGAAAGTGCCACGTGtaattttggaataaaaaaatacaggtATTCGAATTTATAGCGCAA
The genomic region above belongs to Diprion similis isolate iyDipSimi1 chromosome 8, iyDipSimi1.1, whole genome shotgun sequence and contains:
- the LOC124409644 gene encoding kinesin-like protein Klp61F; this translates as MTEMRASKKDKNQHIQVFVRVRPANDAEKLGKSSTVVEVPSSKDVIVYEKPQDKLSRKFTFDKVFGPLSKQVSIYQAVVSPLVEEVLAGYNCTVFAYGQTGTGKTFTMEGVSNDPSLYWNSDTNAGIIPRSLSHLFDELYTLDVQEYSVRVSFLELYNEELFDLLSPNDDTSKIRLYEDASKKGAVIIHGLEEVTVHNKREVYKILEKGSEKRQTAATLMNAQSSRSHTVFSITVHMKENTVDGEELLKTGKLNLVDLAGSENVGRSGAVDRRAREAGNINQSLLTLGRVITSLVERAPHIPYRESKLTRLLQESLGGRTKTSIIATVSPASINLEETLSTLDYAHRAKNITNRPELNQKLSKKALLKEYTEEIERLRRDLLATRDRNGVYLAHENFNDMRVQIDSMEKDITDKINHIKALEEQMNKKDEIFNELQTTFEARTNELCKTQTELVNTEGILKVTENELMKTTQERDETAYLVKKHAATERLLSSQARQLLGVADHAISDTHKLHDKINRKTQVEQENERLEQQFQQDITKGVREIEKDCIEYAQNLLQVCMNTKNDIGLQLREQNAGIDTAIQHVSKDLVNKQSMAKSTLIEHADCSFNTYQAWINEHLQNITTVSGHESQLLNEISLTLAPKLAELIEATLQKKLLTLSAFVKEKLEEMSTYVEFANKGICHNLTMSSQRLLDNITNVKAHLQAVKTKENEILQNSKSFKGAFENLCNQFTTMCSSNEAKHTEVTNILMDIGKINDNINTDAIESCQNIVKSERSYEDRVREGIHIVKNEVQIGVDEAVSIADTVAAHGCKLVDELQIQLRDSSTVWIKHCEVAEQRSAKLQEAIQQERQKILSCAEVLKQIVTDASVNHEEFMESQRSKAWQFNHELQHKLEEQGVSATQWAADVSAKLRMTQHQVDKFIAEDFRKDISTGSTPVKTEYRYPKELAETSPHQRIIQRFRTSMNDAVTNNEVVTNNENCNKENNRGEHVKSRIVQPKQIVPTFRSSNLLDRNILGPHN
- the LOC124409645 gene encoding pre-mRNA 3'-end-processing factor FIP1; the protein is MADESEDQWLYGDSVDGKEGSSAQSSLENSRNEDPPSSRQEPPDLGAQLPFSDGPPGVSEDTGPQENHRMGESETEVNNADRESNENGTKEMSGQEDEEAATDSDSDDDVHVVIGDIKSTPAYSSLNIKRGGMLTAATGAPDKLNKQPGKFSIDEFETIGVINGMPAHEFNLDQLEDKPWRQPGADITDYFNYGFNEETWRAYCERQKRMRSESGVGLILNAGGGGGNNPGGGMRVPQVAITNDNSKYSGIMGPKRAGPPPGRKMAGTIDVIGSSGLASRRNLDKSPPKENVIQVMTADRREYSRKPGFPDMSVPPPGAGMPPPFDMPPPGYAGEPPPFYIPETDPYYQSYEPTQDSQWGNDPTWQPTNLAIPLTEGEEDKDAGPKTIPTMVPPIAIPTLLPPRDPRETRDRERDRDRDRDRDSMVRDRERDRERDRERESVSRDRTRERDTESIAKEEDRDRDRDRSRSQHRHKERHRHRSRSRSRRHKSKSRSPSRRKKKSRRSERERSKEESE